One stretch of Amycolatopsis tolypomycina DNA includes these proteins:
- a CDS encoding quinone oxidoreductase family protein, translating to MRAVQVTEFGGPEVLTPVELPDPVAGPGEVLIDVDRVGVNYADTHQAENSYLAPSKLPLVPGGEVVGRTPDGRRVVALLNGGGYAEKAVAPEATTFPVPDGIDDLTALSMLVQGTTAWVLLRKNAHLEPGESVVVHAAAGGVGTVAVQLAKAWGAGRVIATASSDEKRALALELGADVAIDSRAEDMTAALSEANNGRRVDVVLDMVGGKTTDQSIAALAPFGRLAFYGMAGRENPKPVELRNVLGHSTTISGMWLPHVFRLPGNVFGTALTELFDLVKSGKLKAVPGGEYALSDARGAHEALRSRKTVGKLLLDPGK from the coding sequence ATGCGCGCAGTGCAGGTGACCGAGTTCGGCGGACCCGAGGTGCTCACGCCGGTCGAGCTGCCCGACCCGGTGGCCGGGCCCGGCGAGGTCCTCATCGACGTCGACCGCGTCGGCGTCAACTACGCCGACACCCACCAGGCCGAAAACAGCTACCTCGCGCCGAGCAAGCTGCCGCTCGTCCCCGGTGGCGAGGTCGTCGGGCGCACGCCGGACGGCAGGCGTGTGGTCGCCCTGCTCAACGGGGGCGGGTACGCCGAAAAGGCCGTCGCCCCGGAAGCCACGACCTTCCCGGTGCCCGACGGCATCGACGACCTCACCGCGCTGTCCATGCTGGTCCAGGGCACCACCGCCTGGGTCCTGCTGCGCAAGAACGCCCACCTCGAACCGGGCGAATCGGTCGTCGTGCACGCCGCCGCCGGCGGGGTCGGGACCGTCGCCGTGCAGCTGGCGAAGGCCTGGGGCGCCGGCCGCGTCATCGCCACGGCGAGCAGCGACGAGAAGCGCGCGCTCGCCCTCGAGCTCGGCGCCGACGTCGCCATCGACTCCCGCGCCGAGGACATGACGGCCGCCCTGAGCGAGGCGAACAACGGCCGCCGCGTCGACGTCGTGCTCGACATGGTCGGCGGGAAGACGACCGACCAGAGCATCGCCGCGCTGGCCCCGTTCGGCCGCCTCGCGTTCTACGGCATGGCCGGCCGCGAAAACCCGAAGCCGGTCGAGCTGCGCAACGTCCTCGGCCACAGCACCACGATCAGCGGCATGTGGCTGCCGCACGTCTTCCGCCTGCCGGGCAACGTCTTCGGGACCGCCCTGACCGAGCTGTTCGACCTCGTGAAGAGCGGCAAGCTCAAGGCCGTCCCGGGCGGCGAGTACGCGCTGTCGGACGCCCGCGGCGCCCACGAGGCCCTGCGCTCCCGCAAGACCGTCGGCAAGCTACTGCTGGACCCCGGCAAGTAG
- a CDS encoding aminodeoxychorismate synthase component I, which translates to MRVTSRPLRTDVTPSRALAVLAHHAASRGLPPPAMLSGEWFGSQAVIAPSLAVAPGAFPAGAPELDAPPGVIGGGWFGYLAYDLADPSGRTGALPASAWGWTDHVLRWSAAGTCHLESLDGGGPSVSTMESLLAAPAPPSSWTAGPLRRPLPSEHRDAVKACVHAIEAGELFQANICTRFTGSFSGSPAALFAAGVSLLAPRRAAYLSGPWGSVVSFSPELFLARHGRAVRSTPIKGTLPRRGPADDGNAELLRRSAKDVAENVMITDLVRNDLGRVCEVGSVTVPSLLQVRPAPGVWHLDSTVTGVLRPPVSDAALLAATFPPGSVTGAPKIRALDLIASLEPCGRGVYTGAIGLVSPVAGLELNVAIRTFEIASGTIALGVGGGITADSDPEAEWQECLHKAAPLEHLLANPLLAGVQQ; encoded by the coding sequence ATGCGCGTGACGAGCAGGCCACTCCGGACGGACGTGACGCCGTCGCGCGCGCTCGCGGTGCTGGCCCACCATGCCGCTTCGCGGGGGTTGCCGCCGCCCGCGATGCTGTCCGGCGAGTGGTTCGGCTCGCAGGCGGTGATCGCGCCTTCGCTGGCGGTGGCCCCGGGCGCGTTCCCCGCGGGTGCGCCGGAGCTCGACGCACCGCCGGGCGTCATCGGCGGCGGCTGGTTCGGGTACCTGGCCTACGACCTGGCGGACCCGTCGGGCCGCACGGGCGCGCTGCCCGCCTCCGCGTGGGGCTGGACGGACCACGTGCTCCGGTGGTCCGCAGCCGGCACGTGCCACCTGGAGTCCCTCGACGGCGGCGGCCCATCGGTGTCCACAATGGAATCCCTGCTGGCCGCACCGGCGCCGCCTTCGTCCTGGACCGCGGGGCCGTTGCGACGTCCGCTGCCGTCGGAGCACCGGGACGCGGTGAAGGCGTGCGTGCACGCGATCGAGGCGGGCGAGCTGTTCCAGGCCAACATCTGCACGCGGTTCACCGGCTCGTTCTCGGGATCGCCCGCGGCCTTGTTCGCCGCGGGAGTGTCTCTACTGGCGCCTCGCCGCGCGGCCTACCTGTCGGGACCGTGGGGCTCGGTGGTTTCGTTCTCGCCGGAGCTGTTCCTCGCCCGCCACGGCCGCGCGGTGCGCTCGACGCCGATCAAGGGGACGCTCCCCCGCCGCGGGCCCGCGGACGACGGGAACGCCGAGCTGCTGCGCCGGTCCGCGAAGGACGTCGCGGAGAACGTGATGATCACCGACCTGGTCCGCAACGACCTCGGCCGGGTGTGCGAAGTGGGCTCGGTGACGGTGCCGTCCCTGCTGCAGGTCCGGCCGGCACCGGGGGTCTGGCACCTGGACTCGACGGTAACGGGCGTGCTGCGGCCGCCGGTCTCGGATGCGGCGTTGCTGGCGGCGACGTTCCCGCCGGGCTCGGTGACGGGCGCGCCGAAGATCCGCGCCCTGGACCTGATCGCTTCGCTGGAGCCGTGCGGCCGCGGGGTCTACACGGGCGCGATCGGGCTGGTGTCACCGGTGGCAGGGCTGGAGCTGAACGTCGCGATCCGGACGTTCGAGATCGCGTCCGGCACCATCGCGCTGGGTGTCGGTGGCGGCATCACGGCGGATTCGGACCCGGAGGCGGAGTGGCAGGAGTGCCTCCACAAGGCGGCACCCCTGGAACACCTCCTGGCGAATCCGCTACTTGCCGGGGTCCAGCAGTAG
- a CDS encoding ABC transporter permease — MLRDTWLIFRREMTAALRNPTWVLIGIMQPLLYLFLFGPLMVKAMQGQGLSEVDGWMLLTPALIAQLALFGSSFVGFGLLAEYRSGVVERFRVTPVSRVALLLGKVLANALQAVVQALLIIALAYLAFDLAAPVGGVLLSLLIVFLLAVSLASCSYALALTLKSEETFPALLNAVLIPLLLLSGILLPITSGVAPDWLYTVSQINPFRHVVDVERNTFRGDFTMDALFTGGVVVLVMAVLSVWWGTRTFQKENA; from the coding sequence GTGCTGCGTGACACCTGGCTGATCTTCCGCCGCGAAATGACGGCGGCGCTGCGCAACCCGACCTGGGTGCTGATCGGGATCATGCAGCCGCTGCTGTACCTGTTCCTGTTCGGGCCGCTGATGGTCAAGGCGATGCAGGGGCAGGGCCTGTCCGAAGTGGACGGCTGGATGCTGCTCACCCCGGCGCTCATCGCCCAGCTGGCCCTGTTCGGCAGCTCGTTCGTCGGCTTCGGCCTGCTGGCCGAGTACCGCTCCGGCGTCGTCGAGCGGTTCCGGGTGACGCCGGTCAGCCGGGTCGCGCTGCTGCTGGGCAAGGTGCTGGCCAACGCCCTGCAGGCGGTGGTCCAGGCGCTGCTGATCATCGCGCTGGCCTACCTGGCGTTCGACCTGGCCGCGCCGGTCGGCGGCGTGCTGCTGAGCCTGCTGATCGTGTTCCTGCTGGCGGTGTCGCTGGCGTCGTGCTCCTACGCGCTGGCGCTGACGCTCAAGAGCGAGGAGACGTTCCCGGCCCTGCTCAACGCGGTGCTCATCCCGCTGCTGCTGCTCTCCGGGATCCTGCTGCCGATCACGTCCGGTGTCGCCCCGGACTGGCTGTACACGGTTTCGCAGATCAACCCCTTCCGGCACGTGGTCGACGTCGAGCGGAACACCTTCCGCGGCGACTTCACGATGGACGCCCTGTTCACGGGCGGTGTCGTGGTGCTGGTGATGGCGGTGTTGTCCGTGTGGTGGGGCACCCGGACGTTCCAGAAGGAAAACGCCTGA
- a CDS encoding QsdR family transcriptional regulator gives MSQEFEVARDWFLAGRRVDMGELAQELSISRATLHRRVGSRDLLLGEILWSLSDVTIARLWPSCVGRGAAGIADFVSGYVRMANDSPPFRDFLRREPERALRLLTTRASVCQRRTTEKLETLLTGEVSAGRLDPPLPVPDLAYLLVRIGESFVYTDVITGDAPDAEKAHAAVTALLT, from the coding sequence ATGTCTCAGGAGTTCGAGGTCGCTCGTGACTGGTTCCTCGCCGGCCGCCGGGTCGACATGGGGGAACTGGCCCAGGAGCTGTCGATCAGCCGGGCGACGCTGCACCGGCGGGTGGGCTCCCGCGATCTTTTGCTGGGCGAGATCCTGTGGTCGCTGTCGGACGTCACGATCGCCCGGCTGTGGCCGTCGTGCGTCGGACGCGGAGCCGCGGGGATCGCGGACTTCGTGAGCGGGTACGTCCGGATGGCGAACGACTCACCCCCGTTCCGCGACTTCCTGCGCCGCGAGCCGGAGCGAGCGCTGCGGCTGCTGACGACGCGCGCAAGCGTTTGCCAGCGCAGGACGACGGAGAAGCTGGAGACCCTGCTGACGGGCGAGGTTTCCGCCGGCCGGCTGGATCCGCCGTTGCCGGTGCCGGACCTGGCCTACCTGCTGGTGCGGATCGGCGAGTCGTTCGTGTACACGGACGTGATCACCGGGGACGCGCCTGACGCGGAGAAGGCGCATGCCGCCGTGACGGCGCTGCTGACCTAG
- a CDS encoding glycoside hydrolase family 25 protein, with amino-acid sequence MTEPESELGISLSHREHVADWQAVRSAHTRFVSVTISENVNWSNSAAERNLAGAQEAGLHAGGRHYARPGAVHDQADFFVRTASRLGAFAPGSLAPALEVAAPSVDDRFVKAWIKHVRHAARIERVLVYADYDCWQHRLHPDRWADSEVVLWLIRHNGIPGRAGWFHSRLGVHQHALTPDVPGIAGPVEQNAVVYPFTLGDLLL; translated from the coding sequence GTGACAGAGCCGGAGAGTGAGCTCGGCATTTCGCTGTCGCACCGCGAGCACGTGGCCGACTGGCAGGCCGTGCGCAGCGCGCACACCCGGTTCGTGTCGGTGACGATCAGCGAGAACGTCAACTGGAGCAACTCCGCCGCGGAACGCAACCTGGCCGGCGCCCAGGAAGCGGGGTTGCACGCCGGCGGCCGCCACTACGCGCGCCCCGGCGCGGTCCACGACCAGGCCGACTTCTTCGTGCGCACGGCGAGCAGGCTCGGCGCGTTCGCCCCCGGCTCGCTCGCGCCGGCGCTGGAGGTGGCGGCGCCGAGCGTCGACGACCGGTTCGTCAAGGCGTGGATCAAGCACGTCCGGCACGCGGCGCGCATCGAGCGGGTGCTGGTCTACGCCGACTACGACTGCTGGCAGCACCGCCTGCACCCGGACCGCTGGGCCGACAGCGAAGTCGTGCTGTGGCTGATCCGGCACAACGGCATCCCGGGCCGGGCGGGCTGGTTCCACTCGCGGCTCGGCGTGCACCAGCACGCGCTCACGCCGGACGTCCCCGGCATCGCCGGTCCGGTGGAGCAGAACGCCGTCGTGTACCCGTTCACATTGGGCGACCTTTTGCTGTAG
- a CDS encoding ATP-binding cassette domain-containing protein → MITARGLERRFRRKGRTGGEVHAVQGVDLDVDAGELVGFLGPNGAGKTTTLRMLTTLLRPTAGTATVGGCDLLTDPLGVRKRIGYVAQGGGSAPESKVADELELQGRLYRMSKADAIARGAELAEQLDLTGLDQRLTKTLSGGQRRRLDIALGLIHSPGLVFLDEPSTGLDPQSRANLWDHIRRLRAEQGVTVFLTTHYLDEADALSDRLIVIDDGRIVAEGTPDALKARVNGDRVEVGVEPGQATDAAEIAGRLTGAQELSVDGGEVRFRVPRGDVALPELLRALDAKGIAMLSVQVHRPTLDDVFLTLTGRSLREAEEAGRAA, encoded by the coding sequence ATGATCACGGCACGCGGTCTCGAGCGGCGGTTCCGCCGCAAGGGCCGCACTGGGGGCGAAGTCCACGCGGTGCAGGGCGTCGACCTCGACGTCGACGCGGGCGAGCTGGTCGGCTTCCTCGGGCCCAACGGCGCCGGGAAGACGACCACGCTGCGCATGCTGACCACGCTGCTGCGGCCGACGGCGGGCACCGCGACCGTCGGCGGCTGCGACCTGCTCACCGACCCTCTTGGTGTGCGCAAGCGGATCGGCTACGTCGCCCAGGGTGGCGGCAGCGCGCCCGAAAGCAAGGTCGCCGACGAGCTGGAGCTGCAGGGCAGGCTCTACCGGATGAGCAAGGCCGACGCGATCGCGCGCGGCGCCGAGCTCGCCGAGCAGCTCGACCTGACCGGGCTGGACCAGCGGCTGACCAAGACGCTGTCGGGCGGGCAGCGGCGGCGGCTCGACATCGCGCTCGGGCTGATCCACTCGCCGGGCCTGGTGTTCCTCGACGAGCCGTCGACCGGCCTCGACCCGCAGAGCCGCGCCAACCTGTGGGACCACATCCGCCGGCTGCGCGCCGAGCAGGGCGTCACCGTGTTCCTGACGACCCACTACCTCGACGAGGCGGACGCGCTGTCCGACCGGCTGATCGTCATCGACGACGGCCGGATCGTCGCCGAAGGGACGCCGGACGCGCTGAAGGCGCGGGTCAACGGCGACCGCGTCGAGGTCGGCGTCGAACCTGGGCAGGCCACCGACGCCGCCGAGATCGCCGGGCGGCTGACCGGGGCGCAGGAGCTGTCCGTCGACGGCGGGGAGGTCCGGTTCCGGGTGCCGCGCGGCGACGTCGCGCTGCCGGAGCTGCTGCGCGCGCTGGACGCCAAGGGCATCGCGATGCTGTCGGTCCAGGTGCACCGGCCCACGCTCGACGACGTTTTCCTGACCCTGACCGGGCGATCGCTGCGGGAAGCGGAGGAGGCCGGCCGTGCTGCGTGA